DNA from Branchiostoma lanceolatum isolate klBraLanc5 chromosome 6, klBraLanc5.hap2, whole genome shotgun sequence:
ccccttacggggtgacatacctggctgatacaagacggggatgcacCAGTTTCCCGTAAGTCtgctggtagagactaagtaaACCTGTCGATTGTACTAAATGTACGACGTTTGTGTCAGGGCCCTTACCATGAATACCGGACATGACCACGAGATGTCCTTTGCTCTCCTTCAGCAGAGGCAGGGCCAGGGAGGCCAGCCGGACGTAACTGACCAGGTTGACCTTCAAGTAGTCCACGAAGAAGTCGATGTCAGGGTCATCTTCCCAAGACGTCGTGCCGAACATCTCGTGAATGTTCTTCAAGTTCGACCCGTCATGGTTCAGGACTAGATAGTCAAGATGCCCTGATAGAAACCAATTGTTAACGCTTGAAAGCCACTAGTAACATTTGGAAGCAAatgcataatgtttacctttacGTGGTCCAGCCTACAATTCATTGTTCTGTTTCCTTTACGAGTAACCATGGGGACAGCCACCTGTTCCAGGTCGTTGACCTTACttgtttggaacggaaaaagaagaagaggaatCCAAAAGGAGAATctgaaaaggagaagaagagggAGAAGAAATGTAGGAAAAACAGCATGCTTTCCTTTCTCGAAGGTACCCCCACCAAAAGAAATCAATAAAATCTATCACCGTCTTTACACAGTCATTTTCACCTGTTTGATATAAGTAATGACATGATAGTTTTATGTTTGATGATAATATCTACCGAATTTCTCCTTGGCTGTTTGAATGGTTCTCTCACAGTCCTCCGCCTTCCCCATGTCCCCGGCCACGTAGTGCGCCTCCTGGGCTCCCAGAGACTTCGCCTTCGCTACGACCTAGAAGGCGGAACTGAATTGTCGGTCAAATTTACAGTTGTCACAATACCAATGAGGATTTAATTAGATATTTAACTTAATGTGATCATTTATTAATACAAAAACGAAAGTCACACACAAGTGGAACAGGTGCAACAAAGTATAATTTCTTAATTAAATGATTTCTATATTGacattatataattatatattatcccacttctgacaccatgtcAGGGGTCCTATCTGAGACAGAAATGTTCTTATAtcgctagcctccgttgcaggcttcttcACGGCGATTTTtaaacttatcggggccagaatctttggctgggggccgtATTTGCTTGAGGCCCCGACGGTATCAGTTTGGGATACGGTCCCCTAGCAGTATTATATCGCTGGGTTGTGTTCCTAGCTGAAAACGCGAATGCTTTATTTACTCATTCCCTCATCAGATGTTCATGCGCATGTGAGAGTCTGAATCTTCTCCTTAGGGGTCTCTCGTACCCATGCATGTTATTCTACGTCAGCTCATCAAAATAAATCACTTGCTACAGATATTCTCACCTCCTTCAGCCTGTTCTCCCTCCTGGCTGTGATGAGGATCTTTGCTCCCAGCCGGGCGTACTGGTACGCCATCTCTTCGCCGATACCGGTACTGCAGCCCGTGATGACGACCGTGGCCCCCCGCAGAGACTCTTAAAATCATAGACGTCGTTTTTATTAATTAAACTGCATTTCATATCATGATTAGGCTTCCAACATTATCATTCTGTGCAGTTTGGTTATCAATGTCTCACGTGAGAGTAGGTGTTAGCTACATTTAAATGTATCTCcattgtaaatatgaatgttaaCTTCTTAACTCAATACCTTACCGATTGTGTGTTTAACGTAATGAtcacgtcccccccccccccccgttagCCCTTACAAATAGCtttcgctagttgggcaaccctggcatttaGATACGCTGTACATGCTAAACCAATAAGTAAATTAGCTACCAGCGTGTTCTTTTGAACAAGCAAATTGCTAACTTTCACCCATGACATGTTAAGATAACCAAATATTAAACTCTATCGCATGGGAGGTAGAGTCAGAGAAAGTCAATGCATTCATGTATACAAAAtagtgaccagcccctccagcatTTGCTACActatgtaatcgaacaccacagggtgtctgctactttaccagtagcCATGGAGACAGCCCGGCTCTGGtcctacaggtcgttgaccttatttgtttggaacggaagaagaggaagaaatagTATAGCTTAGAGCATTGCTAAAGGACAGACtacttgaagtgtttcttaatGATAACATACAAAAAACGCTGAGCCTCCTATTCCTCAGCTCGTTCTAGTTACTTGCCTACCAACACGTATAGGGTCACAGTCAGGGAAGGAAAGACAGTGTGGCACACGGACGTCGATTTGCAACATTGTAAACTAGATTGAGACTATATTATGTTGAATCTTTACCTGGATCGAAGCCATCATCGTAGTTCCAGTAGACCCCCAGCCCAACCGCAGCCAACACTACCACAAGACTGGCCCACGCAAGACGCGACATGATGCAGGTTTATCGAGCAGCAAAACAGGTGGTTTACACGAGACACAAAACAGGTGGTCGCACGAGAGGGTGTAACCGGGTCAGAGGCTACACTTCCgcgtctcgttcccaggatctCTATCGTACACACATTACACCGTTTGGCCAACGTGGAGTTTTCTAATAGACATAGTAAGGTGTAAACCAGTAAGTCTTCCGGTAAGTTTTGGTAGTCTATATTTTGCAGTTCAAGTCCGTGTTCTTCCCCCTTTTCTGCGAAGACTTCGCCTCGTCCGAccggctgcagtaccgttatCAATCGCTATCACACGTCGGGCGCTATTATACATTGGCGTATACGCTAGATCATATATGACATTATTATTATACGCTACCATACATTGCTCTCATCAGCAGAGATAACCAATGGTGGGAAGTGTAGTCTTCTGAGTTCTGACCAATAGCAGGTCAGGATTATTTCCAATTGGCCAATCGCAGACCAGCATTGTTTTCACCGATGGTGGGTGAGTCGATTGTCTTTGGCCCGATTTCCACACAAGTTTTaagagtcgactcggggctttgggctgctcaaaaGTACCGCTACTTGAGTGTAATCCCCAAGCCGGTCTAGCGATTacaaagaccatatccaactggcaaaaaggagtttttattg
Protein-coding regions in this window:
- the LOC136436156 gene encoding hydroxysteroid 11-beta-dehydrogenase 1-like protein; its protein translation is MSRLAWASLVVVLAAVGLGVYWNYDDGFDPESLRGATVVITGCSTGIGEEMAYQYARLGAKILITARRENRLKEVVAKAKSLGAQEAHYVAGDMGKAEDCERTIQTAKEKFGHLDYLVLNHDGSNLKNIHEMFGTTSWEDDPDIDFFVDYLKVNLVSYVRLASLALPLLKESKGHLVVMSGIHGKVPFATMAWGAAVKFGLDGFFSSLRVELMKAQQDVSVTLAIVGFVRTPIVEKMYEKRENGQEMLEMAAPMNETAQALIRGGATRAREIYYPSMVSPLAKLRPFLPSLVDAVLNADE